One region of Triticum aestivum cultivar Chinese Spring chromosome 6B, IWGSC CS RefSeq v2.1, whole genome shotgun sequence genomic DNA includes:
- the LOC123138786 gene encoding anthranilate O-methyltransferase 3 isoform X1: MRMEHDFHMAEGEDENSYAKNSRLQENALAETKPALQEAVTRAYAALLHPTMTIVDLGCSSGENTLLFVSNVIEAVSHHLEKLGGRPAELQFFLNDLPGNDFNRVFRSVQRFKNSIGMGRRKGEEIPAFFIAGLPSSYYTRLLPRSSVHLFHSSYCLHWRSRLPHGLEGKKRPYLNKGNIYIGMTTPPSVVKMYQVQFEKDMLLFLRLRHEELVAGGQMMLTFLGRKHGDAYSGGLCRLLGLLSQSVQSLVDEGLVEKEKLDSFNLPLYGPSMEEVKAIVEQSQQFRMNHNKLFETNWDPYDDSQGNDVRNSAQSGINSSKSLRAVMEPLFASHFGESVLDELFKKFAYYVEVHLDKEKTKYSVITLSLTRI; encoded by the exons ATGAGGATGGAGCATGACTTCCATATGGCCGAAGGAGAAGACGAGAACAGCTACGCCAAGAACTCAAGGCTTCAG GAAAATGCCTTGGCTGAGACCAAGCCAGCTCTCCAGGAGGCCGTGACACGAGCGTACGCGGCTCTCCTCCATCCAACAATGACCATCGTTGACCTGGGCTGCTCTTCAGGCGAGAACACGCTCCTCTTCGTCTCCAATGTGATCGAAGCGGTCAGCCACCATCTTGAGAAGCTCGGTGGCCGTCCCGCCGAGCTCCAGTTCTTTCTCAACGATTTACCAGGAAATGACTTCAACCGCGTCTTCCGATCGGTTCAACGGTTCAAGAACTCGATTGGTATGGGTCGTCGCAAGGGAGAGGAGATACCTGCTTTCTTCATCGCCGGGTTGCCGAGCTCCTACTACACGAGGCTTCTGCCTCGCAGCAGTGTTCATCTCTTTCACTCGTCGTATTGCCTGCATTGGCGCTCTCGG CTTCCCCATGGATTAGAGGGCAAGAAAAGACCATATCTCAACAAAGGAAACATCTACATTGGGATGACTACCCCACCATCGGTGGTAAAAATGTACCAAGTGCAGTTTGAGAAGGACATGTTGTTGTTCCTCCGGCTGCGACATGAAGAACTAGTTGCAGGCGGACAGATGATGCTCACATTTCTAGGGAGGAAACATGGCGATGCCTACAGCGGAGGTCTCTGCCGTCTACTCGGGCTACTTTCACAGTCTGTGCAATCACTTGTTGACGAG GGCCTCGTGGAGAAGGAAAAGCTCGACTCCTTTAATCTACCTTTGTACGGCCCATCGATGGAAGAAGTCAAAGCAATCGTCGAACAAAGCCAGCAGTTTCGCATGAATCATAACAAGCTGTTCGAGACCAACTGGGATCCTTACGACGATTCGCAAGGCAATGATGTGCGCAACAGTGCCCAAAGTGGCATAAATTCCTCCAAGAGCTTGAGGGCAGTGATGGAGCCCCTATTTGCAAGCCATTTCGGCGAATCCGTCCTCGATGAGCTCTTCAAAAAATTTGCATACTACGTCGAGGTGCACCTGGACAAGGAGAAGACCAAGTACTCCGTCATTACTCTGTCGTTAACAAGGATTTGA
- the LOC123138786 gene encoding anthranilate O-methyltransferase 1 isoform X2: MTSIWPKEKTRTATPRTQGFRFHTENALAETKPALQEAVTRAYAALLHPTMTIVDLGCSSGENTLLFVSNVIEAVSHHLEKLGGRPAELQFFLNDLPGNDFNRVFRSVQRFKNSIGMGRRKGEEIPAFFIAGLPSSYYTRLLPRSSVHLFHSSYCLHWRSRLPHGLEGKKRPYLNKGNIYIGMTTPPSVVKMYQVQFEKDMLLFLRLRHEELVAGGQMMLTFLGRKHGDAYSGGLCRLLGLLSQSVQSLVDEGLVEKEKLDSFNLPLYGPSMEEVKAIVEQSQQFRMNHNKLFETNWDPYDDSQGNDVRNSAQSGINSSKSLRAVMEPLFASHFGESVLDELFKKFAYYVEVHLDKEKTKYSVITLSLTRI, from the exons ATGACTTCCATATGGCCGAAGGAGAAGACGAGAACAGCTACGCCAAGAACTCAAGGCTTCAGGTTTCATACT GAAAATGCCTTGGCTGAGACCAAGCCAGCTCTCCAGGAGGCCGTGACACGAGCGTACGCGGCTCTCCTCCATCCAACAATGACCATCGTTGACCTGGGCTGCTCTTCAGGCGAGAACACGCTCCTCTTCGTCTCCAATGTGATCGAAGCGGTCAGCCACCATCTTGAGAAGCTCGGTGGCCGTCCCGCCGAGCTCCAGTTCTTTCTCAACGATTTACCAGGAAATGACTTCAACCGCGTCTTCCGATCGGTTCAACGGTTCAAGAACTCGATTGGTATGGGTCGTCGCAAGGGAGAGGAGATACCTGCTTTCTTCATCGCCGGGTTGCCGAGCTCCTACTACACGAGGCTTCTGCCTCGCAGCAGTGTTCATCTCTTTCACTCGTCGTATTGCCTGCATTGGCGCTCTCGG CTTCCCCATGGATTAGAGGGCAAGAAAAGACCATATCTCAACAAAGGAAACATCTACATTGGGATGACTACCCCACCATCGGTGGTAAAAATGTACCAAGTGCAGTTTGAGAAGGACATGTTGTTGTTCCTCCGGCTGCGACATGAAGAACTAGTTGCAGGCGGACAGATGATGCTCACATTTCTAGGGAGGAAACATGGCGATGCCTACAGCGGAGGTCTCTGCCGTCTACTCGGGCTACTTTCACAGTCTGTGCAATCACTTGTTGACGAG GGCCTCGTGGAGAAGGAAAAGCTCGACTCCTTTAATCTACCTTTGTACGGCCCATCGATGGAAGAAGTCAAAGCAATCGTCGAACAAAGCCAGCAGTTTCGCATGAATCATAACAAGCTGTTCGAGACCAACTGGGATCCTTACGACGATTCGCAAGGCAATGATGTGCGCAACAGTGCCCAAAGTGGCATAAATTCCTCCAAGAGCTTGAGGGCAGTGATGGAGCCCCTATTTGCAAGCCATTTCGGCGAATCCGTCCTCGATGAGCTCTTCAAAAAATTTGCATACTACGTCGAGGTGCACCTGGACAAGGAGAAGACCAAGTACTCCGTCATTACTCTGTCGTTAACAAGGATTTGA